The Pungitius pungitius chromosome 8, fPunPun2.1, whole genome shotgun sequence genome has a window encoding:
- the pdrg1 gene encoding p53 and DNA damage-regulated protein 1: MDALPVRVLEYLTEVEEAAEDVLTTKQQIVDLDTKRNGNREALNALKNEMSDTDTVKVCFGSLFIKLPKSKTGEMIQKDQEQLDKEINDLRAALKAKVNLLNEMQGKPQLRGYNLSPLSADEVRAVNSLLKR, from the exons ATGGACGCTCTACCAGTGCGTGTTTTGGAGTACTTGACAGAAGTTGAGGAGGCAGCTGAGGATGTTCTCACCACCAAACAACAA ATAGTGGACCTGGACACCAAGAGAAACGGCAACAGAGAGGCATTGAACgcactgaaaaatgaaatgtccgATACAG ATACGGTGAAGGTTTGCTTTGGAAGCTTGTTCATTAAACTTCCCAAATCGAAGACAGGAGAGATGATccagaaag ACCAAGAGCAGCTGGACAAAGAGATAAACGACCTCCGCGCAGCACTCAAAGCAAAAGTCAACCTTCTAAATGAAATGCAAG GAAAACCTCAGCTGAGAGGCTACAATCTTTCTCCTCTGTCCGCCGATGAAGTCCGAGCTGTTAACAGCCTCCTAAAGAGATGA
- the LOC119229531 gene encoding endothelin-3 isoform X1 — protein sequence MAHVSSAHVGLFFVLVVTSSLASTGLSSSKDVSPSKAVELLRAGGMDGAPPCSTCDLQAGRRRSKRCTCYTYKDKECVYYCHLDIIWINTPEHTVPYGMSGDLGSVRVRRSTEAERRRGQVSARCACTRRSDTHCSSFCMDRPKRPTPPAAESNKTSASLRSLPEMDT from the exons ATGGCTCATGTGTCCTCGGCCCACGTGGGACTTTTCTTCGTCCTCGTGGTGACATCATCTTTGGCAAGCA CAGGTCTCTCATCTAGCAAGGATGTGAGCCCCAGTAAGGCGGTGGAGCTGCTCCGGGCCGGCGGCATGGATGGAGCTCCGCCCTGCTCCACCTGCGACCTACAGGCCGGGAGGAGGCGCTCCAAGAGGTGCACGTGTTACACTTACAAGGACAAGGAGTGTGTGTACTACTGCCACCTGGACATCATCTGGATCAACACGCCAGA GCACACTGTCCCGTATGGAATGTCAGGTGACCTGGGTTCAGTGCGCGTGAGGCGTTCCACTGAGGCGGAGCGACGGAGGGGGCAGGTGAGCGCGCGCTGTGCATGCACACGGCGGAGCGACACtcactgcagcagcttctgcaTGGACAG gcCAAAGAGGCCGACCCCACCAGCGGCAGAATCAAACAAGACTTCGGCCTCTCTGCGGAGTCTCCCTGAAATGGACACATAA
- the LOC119229531 gene encoding endothelin-3 isoform X3 produces MAHVSSAHVGLFFVLVVTSSLASTGLSSSKDVSPSKAVELLRAGGMDGAPPCSTCDLQAGRRRSKRCTCYTYKDKECVYYCHLDIIWINTPEHTVPYGMSGDLGSVRVRRSTEAERRRGQAKEADPTSGRIKQDFGLSAESP; encoded by the exons ATGGCTCATGTGTCCTCGGCCCACGTGGGACTTTTCTTCGTCCTCGTGGTGACATCATCTTTGGCAAGCA CAGGTCTCTCATCTAGCAAGGATGTGAGCCCCAGTAAGGCGGTGGAGCTGCTCCGGGCCGGCGGCATGGATGGAGCTCCGCCCTGCTCCACCTGCGACCTACAGGCCGGGAGGAGGCGCTCCAAGAGGTGCACGTGTTACACTTACAAGGACAAGGAGTGTGTGTACTACTGCCACCTGGACATCATCTGGATCAACACGCCAGA GCACACTGTCCCGTATGGAATGTCAGGTGACCTGGGTTCAGTGCGCGTGAGGCGTTCCACTGAGGCGGAGCGACGGAGGGGGCAG gcCAAAGAGGCCGACCCCACCAGCGGCAGAATCAAACAAGACTTCGGCCTCTCTGCGGAGTCTCCCTGA
- the LOC119229531 gene encoding endothelin-3 isoform X2, whose product MAHVSSAHVGLFFVLVVTSSLASSLSSSKDVSPSKAVELLRAGGMDGAPPCSTCDLQAGRRRSKRCTCYTYKDKECVYYCHLDIIWINTPEHTVPYGMSGDLGSVRVRRSTEAERRRGQVSARCACTRRSDTHCSSFCMDRPKRPTPPAAESNKTSASLRSLPEMDT is encoded by the exons ATGGCTCATGTGTCCTCGGCCCACGTGGGACTTTTCTTCGTCCTCGTGGTGACATCATCTTTGGCAAGCA GTCTCTCATCTAGCAAGGATGTGAGCCCCAGTAAGGCGGTGGAGCTGCTCCGGGCCGGCGGCATGGATGGAGCTCCGCCCTGCTCCACCTGCGACCTACAGGCCGGGAGGAGGCGCTCCAAGAGGTGCACGTGTTACACTTACAAGGACAAGGAGTGTGTGTACTACTGCCACCTGGACATCATCTGGATCAACACGCCAGA GCACACTGTCCCGTATGGAATGTCAGGTGACCTGGGTTCAGTGCGCGTGAGGCGTTCCACTGAGGCGGAGCGACGGAGGGGGCAGGTGAGCGCGCGCTGTGCATGCACACGGCGGAGCGACACtcactgcagcagcttctgcaTGGACAG gcCAAAGAGGCCGACCCCACCAGCGGCAGAATCAAACAAGACTTCGGCCTCTCTGCGGAGTCTCCCTGAAATGGACACATAA